In Nitratireductor mangrovi, the genomic window TTCCCGAAGGACTTCAACATCGTTTCGCTGGCCCGCATCCAGCAGGCGGTCGACGCCAAGAAGCTTGATGCCAAGAAGCCGGTGACGGCCGAGGCGCTCGTCGAGGCTGGCGTTATCCGCCGTGTTCGCGATGGCGTGCGTCTGCTCGCCGATGGCGAACTCAAGGCCAAGGTGACCTTCGAAATCGCCGGCGCCTCCAAGGCCGCCATCGAGAAGGTCGAAAAGGCCGGCGGTTCGGTGAAGCTGCCGGAAAAGCCTGCCGCCGAGTAACCGGTTTCCGGTGCGACCAATAGCGGCGGCCCCTGGCCGCCGCTTGCATCCTGGGCGGCTGGGGCCTATCTCGGGGCTTCGGCGCACGCGTCGTCCGCGACGGACGGGTCAGGAAGCGTGACGAAGCGGAGAACTTTTCATGGCGTCTGCTGCTGAGCAACTTGCCTCCAATCTGAACTTCGCTGCC contains:
- the rplO gene encoding 50S ribosomal protein L15, producing the protein MKLNELRDKEGATQSRKRVGRGIGSGLGKTGGRGVKGQKSRSGVSINGFEGGQMPLYRRLPKRGFKVPFPKDFNIVSLARIQQAVDAKKLDAKKPVTAEALVEAGVIRRVRDGVRLLADGELKAKVTFEIAGASKAAIEKVEKAGGSVKLPEKPAAE